One window of Dechloromonas sp. ZY10 genomic DNA carries:
- the aroC gene encoding chorismate synthase, protein MSGNTFGTLFTVTSFGESHGPGIGCVVDGCPPGLALSAADIQLELDRRKPGTSRHVTQRREPDTVEILSGVFEGKTTGTPIALLIRNQDQRSKDYGNIAETFRPGHADYTYTQKYGFRDYRGGGRSSARETAVRVAAGAIARKWLRERFGIEIRGWMSALGPIEIPFVADQEIDGNAFFAPNAEIVPQLETYMDELRKSLDSVGAKITVTARGVPPGWGEPVFDRLDAEIAYAMMSINAVKGVEIGAGFASVAQRGSEHGDEMTPQGFASNHAGGILGGISTGQEVVVNMAIKPTSSIAQPRRSVDRQGQAIEVATHGRHDPCVGIRATPIAEAMLALVLIDHALRHRAQCADVRSGTPVIPGEIR, encoded by the coding sequence ATGTCCGGCAATACCTTTGGCACCCTCTTTACCGTCACTTCCTTTGGCGAGTCGCACGGGCCGGGCATCGGCTGCGTGGTTGACGGCTGTCCGCCCGGACTTGCGCTGAGCGCAGCCGATATTCAGCTGGAACTGGATCGGCGCAAGCCAGGGACGTCCCGCCATGTGACGCAGCGGCGTGAACCGGATACGGTTGAAATCCTTTCCGGGGTCTTCGAAGGCAAAACCACCGGCACACCGATTGCCTTGCTGATTCGCAATCAAGATCAGCGTAGCAAGGACTACGGCAATATTGCCGAGACTTTCCGGCCTGGCCATGCCGATTACACCTACACCCAGAAATACGGTTTCCGCGATTATCGTGGCGGTGGCCGCTCTTCCGCCCGAGAAACCGCCGTCCGCGTTGCTGCCGGGGCGATTGCCCGGAAATGGTTGCGCGAGCGCTTCGGGATCGAGATTCGTGGCTGGATGAGTGCGCTTGGACCGATCGAAATTCCTTTTGTGGCTGACCAAGAAATTGATGGCAATGCCTTCTTTGCACCGAATGCCGAGATCGTGCCGCAGCTGGAAACTTACATGGACGAGTTGCGCAAGTCGCTCGATTCGGTTGGGGCAAAAATTACGGTAACCGCGCGCGGCGTGCCGCCTGGTTGGGGCGAGCCGGTCTTTGACCGGCTCGATGCCGAGATTGCCTACGCAATGATGAGCATCAACGCGGTCAAGGGCGTTGAGATCGGGGCCGGCTTCGCCTCGGTTGCCCAGCGTGGGAGCGAACATGGCGATGAAATGACCCCTCAGGGCTTTGCCAGCAACCACGCGGGTGGCATCCTTGGGGGAATTTCGACTGGGCAGGAGGTCGTGGTCAATATGGCAATCAAGCCGACGTCCTCGATTGCCCAGCCGCGTCGTTCGGTCGATCGTCAAGGGCAGGCGATTGAAGTGGCAACCCATGGCCGCCATGATCCCTGTGTCGGCATTCGGGCTACGCCGATCGCCGAGGCGATGCTGGCACTGGTCCTGATTGATCACGCGCTGCGTCATCGTGCTCAGTGCGCCGATGTGCGTTCTGGCACCCCGGTGATTCCTGGCGAAATCCGTTAA
- a CDS encoding CBS domain-containing protein, producing MQVREIVRLKGGTLYTTTPEHTLASAIDVMAELDVGSLVVMQDGKMAGMLTFREVLQALHRHDRAPEEIKVGEVMVADPVTAYPAMEANELRRLMIEKHSRYLPVMDGNTLQGVISFLDVAKAVLEEQSFENRMLKSYIKNWPGEGEAPAA from the coding sequence ATGCAGGTTCGCGAAATTGTTCGCCTGAAGGGGGGCACGCTGTACACCACCACGCCCGAGCATACGCTGGCTTCGGCGATCGATGTGATGGCCGAGCTTGATGTCGGTTCACTGGTGGTGATGCAGGATGGCAAGATGGCGGGGATGCTGACTTTTCGCGAGGTCCTTCAGGCCTTGCATCGGCATGACCGGGCTCCTGAGGAAATCAAGGTGGGCGAGGTCATGGTTGCCGACCCGGTGACGGCTTATCCCGCGATGGAGGCCAACGAGTTGCGCCGCCTGATGATCGAGAAGCACTCCCGTTATCTGCCGGTGATGGATGGAAATACCTTGCAGGGAGTGATTTCCTTCCTCGACGTCGCCAAGGCGGTTCTCGAAGAGCAAAGCTTCGAGAACCGTATGCTCAAAAGCTATATCAAGAACTGGCCTGGCGAAGGTGAGGCCCCGGCTGCCTGA
- a CDS encoding Bax inhibitor-1/YccA family protein: MNYDTPSINSQGIALSPGQNRVLRNTYLLLALSMLPTIGGALLGIQLKFSFFAGSPFIAFLAFLGIAMGFMYGIERTKNSGLGVALLLAFTFFMGLMLSRLLQVALGFSNGGSMIALAAGGTGAIFFTMAGIASVSKRDFTNMGKFLFVGMIVVLLAAVANIFFQIPALSLAISAAVVMIFSAYILYDISRIVQGGEDNYISATLAVYLDIYNVFASLLQLIMAFSGERD, from the coding sequence ATGAACTACGACACCCCCTCGATCAACAGCCAAGGCATCGCCCTGTCGCCAGGCCAAAATCGTGTGTTGCGCAACACCTACCTGCTGCTCGCACTATCCATGCTGCCAACAATAGGCGGCGCCCTGCTCGGCATCCAGCTGAAGTTTTCGTTCTTCGCCGGTAGCCCGTTCATCGCTTTCCTGGCTTTCCTGGGGATTGCAATGGGCTTCATGTACGGCATCGAGCGCACCAAGAACAGCGGCCTTGGCGTAGCCTTGCTGCTCGCCTTCACGTTTTTCATGGGGCTGATGCTCTCGCGCCTGCTCCAGGTTGCGCTCGGTTTCAGCAACGGCGGCAGCATGATCGCCCTCGCCGCCGGCGGAACTGGCGCAATATTCTTCACGATGGCCGGAATCGCCAGCGTCAGCAAGCGCGACTTCACCAATATGGGGAAATTCCTGTTTGTCGGCATGATCGTGGTGCTGCTGGCCGCCGTCGCCAATATCTTCTTTCAGATTCCGGCCCTGTCGCTAGCCATTTCCGCAGCCGTAGTAATGATCTTTTCAGCCTATATCCTGTATGACATCAGCCGCATTGTGCAGGGTGGCGAGGATAATTACATCAGTGCAACGCTGGCAGTCTATCTCGACATCTACAACGTCTTTGCCAGCTTGCTGCAACTGATCATGGCCTTCAGCGGCGAGCGCGACTAA
- the rlmD gene encoding 23S rRNA (uracil(1939)-C(5))-methyltransferase RlmD, translated as MPVGVIESLDHEARGIARQDGKTIFVDGALPGEMVEYASFRRKPKYELAQLVSVLQPSNARVVPPCPHFNICGGCAMQHVDPATQVAVKQRVLEDTLWHVGRVRPETMLAPVYGAPWGYRHRARLGVRLVPSKGGVLIGFHERRSSYIADLRSCLVLPPHVSALLEPLRALFSALSMADRLPQLEIAVGEHCTALSLRILQSLTGNDERLLREFADRHDVVFYLQPKGPDSIYRFYPPEPRLSYTLPEFGLEFEFKPTDFTQVNHTVNRILVAKALALLDPRPGERIADMFCGLGNFTLPIARRGASVLGIEGSPRLVERGRATAQANGLAAQVEFGVANLFECTPESLKALGHFDKMLIDPPREGAVELVKALSEDAPRRLVYVSCNAATLARDAGVLTAVKGYRLKAAGIVNMFPHTAHVESVALFEHD; from the coding sequence GTGCCTGTCGGTGTCATCGAGTCGCTGGATCATGAGGCAAGAGGAATTGCCCGTCAGGATGGTAAAACCATCTTCGTCGATGGTGCTTTGCCGGGGGAGATGGTGGAATATGCCAGTTTTCGCCGCAAGCCGAAATACGAGCTGGCGCAACTGGTTTCCGTTCTGCAGCCGTCGAATGCCCGGGTTGTACCTCCGTGTCCGCATTTCAATATTTGCGGTGGTTGCGCAATGCAGCATGTCGACCCGGCCACCCAGGTGGCGGTCAAGCAGCGGGTGCTCGAAGATACTTTGTGGCATGTCGGACGCGTTCGCCCGGAGACGATGCTGGCGCCTGTTTATGGTGCGCCGTGGGGCTACCGGCATCGGGCTCGGCTGGGGGTGCGCCTGGTGCCCAGCAAGGGGGGGGTGCTGATCGGGTTTCACGAGCGGCGCAGTAGCTATATTGCCGACTTGCGTTCCTGTCTGGTCCTGCCTCCGCATGTTTCAGCGCTGCTTGAGCCGTTGCGTGCGTTGTTTTCGGCACTCAGTATGGCCGATCGCTTGCCGCAACTTGAGATAGCCGTGGGAGAGCACTGCACTGCGCTTTCATTGCGGATTCTGCAGTCCTTGACAGGCAATGACGAGCGTTTGCTGCGCGAATTTGCCGACCGGCATGACGTGGTTTTTTATTTGCAGCCTAAGGGGCCGGATAGCATTTACCGGTTTTATCCGCCTGAGCCGCGCCTGTCCTACACCTTGCCGGAGTTCGGCCTTGAGTTCGAATTCAAGCCCACCGACTTCACCCAGGTCAATCATACGGTCAACCGCATTCTGGTGGCGAAAGCGTTGGCCTTGCTCGACCCGAGGCCGGGCGAGCGGATTGCCGACATGTTTTGCGGCTTAGGAAACTTCACCTTGCCGATTGCCCGCCGTGGCGCCTCGGTGCTCGGTATCGAGGGTAGTCCCCGGCTGGTCGAGCGGGGGCGGGCGACGGCGCAGGCCAACGGTTTGGCGGCACAGGTCGAGTTCGGGGTGGCCAACCTGTTTGAATGTACGCCGGAGTCGCTCAAGGCGTTGGGGCATTTTGACAAAATGCTGATCGATCCGCCGCGCGAAGGTGCTGTCGAGCTGGTCAAGGCGCTGTCCGAAGATGCCCCGCGCCGTCTAGTGTATGTTTCATGTAACGCGGCGACGCTGGCACGGGATGCGGGGGTGCTTACAGCGGTCAAGGGGTATCGCCTGAAGGCCGCCGGAATTGTGAATATGTTTCCGCATACTGCGCATGTTGAATCGGTGGCGCTATTTGAGCACGACTGA
- the bamC gene encoding outer membrane protein assembly factor BamC, whose amino-acid sequence MKCRFSGVALSLVAVMLAGCSVLPESKKIEYKSAGKAPSLEIPPDLSQLAKDDRFLVPDIAGKGSATFSAYAADRTPQAQSQNTAILPQVDKVRVERSGNQRWLVVGMPADKLWDTVKDFWQETGFIVSIERPEAGVMETDWAENRAKIADDIIRNTLGKLLDSLYSSGERDKFRTRFEPGAEPGTTDIFISHRGMEEVYTSSAKDETRWQPRPPDVELEAEMLRRLMVRLGTEEKRAEVSIAAAKVEPRARLASANDGSGTLEVSERFDRAWRRVGLALDRIGFTVEDRDRSRGLYFVRYVDPDAGMNKKPDSLLSKLAFWKGSEPVANSRTQYRIYIRDGGAGSVVQVLSSEGGADRSETARRILGLLQQQLQ is encoded by the coding sequence ATGAAATGTCGTTTCTCCGGGGTAGCGCTGTCGCTGGTCGCCGTGATGCTGGCAGGTTGCAGCGTCTTGCCCGAGTCGAAGAAGATCGAGTACAAGTCGGCGGGCAAGGCGCCTTCGCTGGAGATTCCTCCCGACTTGTCGCAGCTGGCCAAGGATGATCGCTTTCTGGTGCCGGATATTGCCGGCAAGGGGAGTGCTACTTTCTCGGCTTATGCAGCAGATCGCACGCCGCAGGCGCAGAGCCAAAATACCGCGATTCTTCCGCAGGTTGACAAGGTTCGTGTCGAGCGTTCGGGAAATCAGCGGTGGCTGGTGGTTGGCATGCCTGCTGACAAATTATGGGATACGGTGAAGGATTTCTGGCAGGAAACCGGCTTCATCGTCTCCATCGAGCGCCCGGAAGCTGGGGTGATGGAGACCGATTGGGCGGAAAACCGGGCCAAGATTGCCGATGACATCATCCGGAATACTCTCGGCAAGCTTCTTGACTCGCTGTATTCGAGTGGTGAGCGGGACAAGTTCAGAACCCGCTTCGAGCCCGGTGCGGAACCGGGAACAACTGATATTTTCATCAGTCATCGTGGTATGGAGGAGGTTTATACCTCTTCGGCCAAGGATGAAACGCGCTGGCAGCCACGGCCGCCGGATGTCGAGCTGGAAGCCGAAATGCTGCGGCGCTTGATGGTGCGGCTGGGGACGGAAGAGAAGCGTGCCGAAGTCAGTATTGCTGCTGCCAAGGTCGAGCCGCGTGCTCGCCTGGCAAGTGCCAACGATGGTTCGGGGACGCTTGAGGTTAGCGAACGTTTTGATCGAGCTTGGCGTCGTGTCGGACTGGCGCTTGACCGGATCGGGTTTACGGTGGAAGACCGGGATCGTTCGCGGGGCTTGTATTTTGTCCGCTATGTTGACCCGGATGCCGGAATGAACAAGAAGCCCGATAGCCTGCTGTCGAAGCTTGCGTTCTGGAAGGGCAGTGAGCCAGTGGCAAATAGCCGTACACAGTATCGTATCTATATCCGCGATGGCGGTGCCGGTAGTGTGGTTCAGGTCTTGTCCAGCGAGGGTGGAGCCGATCGTTCCGAAACCGCGCGCCGTATTCTCGGATTGTTGCAGCAGCAGTTGCAGTAA
- the dapA gene encoding 4-hydroxy-tetrahydrodipicolinate synthase yields the protein MITGSIVAIVTPMHEDGSLDLNSLRKLVDFHVAEGTDGIVIVGTTGESPTVSVEEHCELIKVTVEHAAGRIPVIAGTGANSTAEAIELTRFAKKAGADMALSVVPYYNKPTQEGLYRHFKTIAEAVELPVLLYNVPGRTVADMSNDTILRLAEVPGIVGVKDATGNFDRACDLIARAPQGFALYSGDDMTCVSTIMMGFHGNISVTANVAPRLMHEMCVAAAAGEVAKAREIHFKLLGLHRDLFCEANPIPVKWAVEQLGMMPGGIRLPLTTLGEAGQAKVLAALRQAGLLA from the coding sequence ATGATTACTGGATCCATTGTTGCGATTGTCACCCCGATGCACGAGGATGGCAGCCTTGATTTGAACTCCCTGCGCAAGCTGGTTGATTTTCATGTTGCCGAAGGGACTGATGGCATCGTGATCGTCGGAACCACCGGCGAATCGCCAACGGTCAGCGTTGAAGAGCATTGCGAACTGATCAAGGTGACGGTCGAGCATGCCGCCGGGCGGATTCCGGTGATCGCCGGGACGGGTGCCAATTCGACGGCAGAGGCGATCGAGTTGACCCGCTTTGCCAAGAAGGCTGGCGCCGACATGGCCCTGTCAGTGGTTCCGTATTACAACAAGCCGACGCAGGAAGGCCTTTATCGCCACTTCAAGACCATCGCTGAAGCGGTGGAATTGCCTGTGCTCCTGTACAACGTGCCTGGGCGTACCGTTGCCGACATGAGCAACGACACCATTTTGCGTCTGGCAGAAGTGCCCGGGATTGTCGGGGTCAAGGATGCCACCGGTAATTTTGATCGGGCTTGCGATCTGATTGCTCGCGCGCCGCAGGGTTTTGCTCTGTATAGCGGCGATGACATGACTTGTGTCTCGACAATCATGATGGGCTTCCACGGTAATATTTCCGTCACCGCTAACGTCGCGCCTCGTCTGATGCATGAGATGTGCGTCGCTGCGGCAGCGGGCGAGGTGGCCAAGGCGCGGGAGATTCATTTCAAGTTGCTGGGGCTGCACCGCGACCTCTTCTGCGAGGCTAACCCGATTCCGGTCAAGTGGGCCGTCGAGCAGCTCGGAATGATGCCGGGTGGTATCCGGCTGCCGCTGACAACCCTGGGCGAGGCGGGGCAGGCCAAAGTGCTGGCTGCCTTGCGCCAAGCCGGTTTGCTTGCCTGA
- the phbB gene encoding acetoacetyl-CoA reductase — translation MTQRVAIVTGAMGGLGTAICQQLAKAGHKVVAAYHPQFDNKEEWLKEMAAAGFNDFVCVGGDVSVLEDCQRMVAEAEAACGQVDILINNAGITRDRMFAKLEKDGWDAVIATNLTSLFNMTKQVSAKMAERGFGRIVNISSVNGVKGQAGQTNYSAAKAGVIGFTKALAAELANKGVTVNAIAPGYVATKMVMAIKPEILQTIVDSVPMKRLAKPEEIGFACAYLCDELSGFTTGATININGGLYYQ, via the coding sequence ATGACGCAACGTGTTGCAATCGTTACCGGCGCCATGGGCGGCCTGGGTACCGCCATTTGTCAGCAACTGGCCAAGGCCGGGCACAAGGTGGTCGCGGCCTATCACCCGCAATTCGACAACAAGGAAGAGTGGCTGAAGGAGATGGCTGCTGCCGGCTTCAACGACTTCGTTTGTGTTGGCGGCGACGTGTCCGTCCTCGAAGATTGCCAGCGCATGGTTGCCGAAGCGGAAGCCGCCTGCGGTCAGGTCGACATCCTGATCAACAACGCTGGCATCACCCGTGACCGCATGTTCGCCAAGCTGGAAAAAGATGGCTGGGATGCTGTGATCGCCACCAACCTGACTTCGCTGTTCAACATGACCAAGCAGGTCTCCGCCAAGATGGCCGAGCGTGGCTTCGGTCGCATCGTGAACATCTCTTCGGTCAATGGCGTCAAGGGGCAGGCTGGCCAGACCAACTACTCCGCCGCCAAGGCTGGCGTCATCGGCTTCACCAAGGCACTGGCTGCCGAACTGGCCAACAAGGGTGTGACGGTTAACGCCATCGCTCCGGGCTATGTTGCTACCAAGATGGTCATGGCCATTAAGCCGGAAATCCTGCAAACCATCGTTGACTCGGTGCCGATGAAGCGCCTGGCCAAGCCGGAAGAAATCGGTTTTGCCTGTGCCTATCTGTGCGATGAGCTGTCCGGCTTCACCACCGGCGCCACCATCAACATCAACGGCGGCCTGTACTACCAGTAA
- the phaC gene encoding class I poly(R)-hydroxyalkanoic acid synthase: MASGANHNDAFFGPAMQFLQAGQGMLQQFVDALSQAGNPNVPPLAVDPQSLTALQKKYSEQQLALWQAVMGKHQQQPAGEFSVSPEPGDRRFAAPEWRESPVYDYLHQAYLLNVRYLKDLVETLPAVDDKGREKMRFIARQVSDALAPSNFAATNPEFIKLALETKGQSITDGINNLIRDFEKGRITMTDESVFEIGKNIATTEGAVIFENEVMQLLQYSPLTPKVGTRPLLVVPPCINKFYIMDLQPDNSLIRFMVEQGNTVFLVSWRNPQEAQGQLTWDDYLEQGPIEALRVVREICKVKQANVLGFCVGGTIATSALAVLKARGDDAAASLTLLTTLLDFSDTGEIGLFIDESALASREQAIGQGGLLPARDLQNTFSFLRANDLVWNYVTNNYLKGQKPAAFDLLYWNSDSTNLPGPFACWYMRHLYHENSLRIPGKLSMCGVKVDLGQLDMPIYLLATREDHIVPWQSAYRSTRLLSGALRFVLGASGHIAGVINPASKNKRSYWINPDVKSDAENWLLGASEHKGSWWNDWAAWLQPLVGKERAPRALGSSKYKPVEPAPGRYVRARAV; this comes from the coding sequence ATGGCTTCCGGAGCGAACCACAACGACGCCTTTTTTGGCCCAGCCATGCAGTTTCTGCAGGCCGGCCAAGGTATGCTGCAGCAATTCGTAGATGCCCTGAGCCAGGCTGGCAACCCTAATGTGCCGCCGCTGGCGGTTGATCCGCAGTCCTTGACTGCGCTGCAGAAAAAATATTCTGAGCAGCAGCTTGCCTTGTGGCAAGCCGTGATGGGGAAGCACCAGCAACAGCCTGCTGGTGAATTTTCGGTTAGCCCCGAGCCCGGTGACCGTCGTTTTGCTGCGCCGGAGTGGCGCGAGAGCCCGGTGTATGACTATCTGCATCAGGCTTATCTGCTCAATGTTCGCTACCTGAAAGATCTGGTTGAGACCTTGCCGGCGGTGGATGACAAGGGGCGGGAAAAAATGCGCTTCATTGCCCGGCAGGTGAGCGATGCCCTGGCTCCGTCGAATTTTGCTGCGACCAATCCTGAGTTCATCAAGCTGGCGCTTGAAACCAAAGGGCAGAGCATCACGGATGGCATCAATAATCTGATCCGCGATTTCGAAAAAGGGCGGATCACGATGACCGATGAATCGGTATTCGAGATCGGCAAGAACATCGCTACTACCGAGGGGGCGGTGATTTTCGAAAATGAGGTGATGCAGCTTTTGCAGTATTCGCCGCTGACGCCTAAGGTCGGGACGCGGCCTTTGCTGGTGGTGCCGCCTTGCATCAACAAGTTTTACATCATGGATTTGCAGCCGGACAACTCGCTGATCCGCTTCATGGTCGAGCAGGGGAACACGGTTTTTCTGGTTTCCTGGCGCAATCCTCAGGAAGCGCAAGGTCAGTTGACCTGGGATGACTATCTGGAACAGGGGCCGATCGAGGCCTTGCGCGTGGTGCGTGAGATTTGCAAGGTCAAACAGGCGAATGTCCTCGGCTTTTGTGTCGGTGGGACTATCGCAACTTCCGCGCTTGCCGTGCTCAAGGCACGTGGCGATGATGCGGCGGCTTCCCTGACCTTGCTGACCACGCTTCTCGATTTCTCGGATACCGGGGAAATCGGTCTGTTTATCGATGAGAGTGCCTTGGCATCGCGTGAGCAGGCGATTGGTCAGGGTGGGTTGCTGCCGGCCCGCGACCTGCAGAATACCTTCTCGTTTCTGCGCGCCAACGACCTGGTCTGGAATTATGTGACCAACAATTATCTCAAGGGGCAGAAGCCGGCTGCCTTTGACCTGCTGTACTGGAATTCGGATTCGACCAATCTGCCGGGGCCTTTTGCCTGTTGGTACATGCGCCATCTGTATCACGAGAACAGCCTGCGTATTCCGGGCAAGTTGTCGATGTGCGGGGTCAAGGTCGATCTCGGGCAACTCGACATGCCGATTTACCTGTTGGCAACCCGCGAGGATCACATCGTGCCGTGGCAGTCGGCGTACCGGAGTACCCGTCTGCTTTCCGGGGCCTTGCGTTTCGTCCTTGGCGCATCCGGGCATATTGCCGGGGTAATCAATCCGGCGAGCAAGAACAAGCGCAGTTACTGGATTAATCCGGATGTAAAGAGCGATGCCGAGAATTGGCTGCTCGGCGCTTCCGAGCACAAGGGCAGTTGGTGGAATGACTGGGCGGCTTGGCTGCAGCCGTTGGTGGGCAAGGAACGTGCGCCGCGCGCGCTCGGTTCGAGCAAGTACAAGCCGGTCGAGCCGGCGCCGGGGCGTTATGTGCGGGCACGCGCTGTTTGA
- a CDS encoding ZIP family metal transporter, with translation MSTLSWIIAVALAGGLLSVTAAAVLGATLGAQRVGMLISYAIGALLGAAFLEILPHALEHGDAHHTAMTVLFGILGFFVLEKLVLWRHCHHDHCEAHEAQAEGHDHGRSGMLILVGDTFHNFVDGILIAAAFVESTELGIVTALAIIAHEIPQEVGDFLILLHSGYSRFKALMFNLLSSLATLVGALLAYFALAELSEWVPSLLGIAAASMIYVAVADLIPGLHKRTELKATVQQVLLICAGIASIGVVQALVGE, from the coding sequence GTGAGCACGCTTTCCTGGATCATCGCCGTCGCCCTCGCCGGCGGCTTGTTGAGTGTTACGGCCGCAGCGGTGCTGGGAGCAACGCTTGGTGCTCAGCGGGTGGGAATGCTGATTTCCTACGCGATCGGCGCATTGCTCGGAGCCGCATTCCTGGAAATCCTGCCGCATGCTCTCGAGCATGGGGATGCGCACCATACCGCGATGACCGTGCTGTTCGGGATTCTTGGCTTTTTCGTGCTGGAAAAGCTGGTGCTATGGCGGCACTGTCATCACGACCACTGCGAGGCACATGAGGCGCAAGCAGAGGGGCATGATCACGGGCGCTCGGGGATGCTGATTCTGGTGGGGGATACCTTCCACAACTTTGTTGACGGGATTCTGATTGCGGCTGCTTTTGTTGAGAGCACAGAACTCGGAATCGTTACCGCGCTGGCCATCATTGCTCACGAAATTCCTCAGGAGGTCGGGGATTTCCTGATCCTGCTGCACTCGGGTTATAGCCGTTTCAAGGCTCTGATGTTCAATTTGCTTTCCAGTCTGGCAACCCTGGTGGGAGCCCTGCTGGCCTATTTTGCTCTGGCTGAATTGTCGGAGTGGGTTCCTTCGTTGTTGGGGATTGCTGCCGCCAGCATGATCTACGTGGCAGTCGCGGATTTGATCCCGGGGCTGCATAAACGCACTGAACTCAAGGCTACCGTGCAGCAGGTCTTGTTGATCTGCGCCGGAATTGCCTCGATCGGGGTGGTTCAGGCGTTAGTCGGTGAGTGA
- the pgeF gene encoding peptidoglycan editing factor PgeF, whose product MPEVDAVDIGLLIPEWPAPSRVRAWQTLRTGGYSSAPWAGFNLGDHVGDDPLRVAANRAALRGCLPAEPCWLRQVHGTLTVDAGKAQNFPEADASWTRSPGVVCVVMTADCLPVLFCDRQGTVVAAAHAGWRGLLGGVLESTVAAMTCAPGNLLAWFGPAIGPEAFEVGDEVRIAFVKDSPAAAGAFVPAAKGKWLADLGALARQRLNRLGVTAIYGGGECTYHDSARYFSYRRDGQTGRMATLICLE is encoded by the coding sequence ATGCCTGAGGTCGATGCGGTCGATATCGGCTTGCTGATTCCTGAGTGGCCAGCCCCATCCCGGGTGCGGGCCTGGCAGACCCTGCGCACTGGTGGCTATAGTTCGGCGCCATGGGCTGGCTTCAATCTTGGTGACCACGTAGGCGATGATCCGCTGCGGGTGGCCGCCAACCGGGCTGCTTTGCGCGGGTGTCTGCCTGCTGAGCCCTGCTGGTTGCGGCAGGTGCATGGGACGCTTACGGTCGACGCGGGAAAAGCTCAGAATTTTCCGGAGGCAGATGCGTCGTGGACGCGCAGCCCGGGCGTGGTTTGCGTAGTGATGACGGCAGATTGTCTGCCGGTGCTGTTTTGTGATCGGCAGGGTACGGTGGTGGCTGCGGCTCATGCCGGTTGGCGGGGTTTGCTGGGGGGGGTGCTGGAGTCGACCGTCGCAGCCATGACTTGCGCTCCCGGTAACCTGCTGGCCTGGTTCGGGCCGGCGATTGGCCCGGAGGCATTCGAAGTCGGTGACGAGGTGCGCATCGCTTTTGTCAAGGACTCTCCCGCCGCGGCTGGCGCTTTTGTTCCCGCAGCAAAGGGAAAGTGGTTGGCGGATCTTGGCGCGTTGGCACGACAGCGATTGAATAGACTCGGGGTGACAGCGATCTATGGTGGAGGCGAATGCACCTATCACGATTCTGCACGCTATTTTTCCTACCGGCGCGATGGGCAGACGGGGCGGATGGCGACCCTGATCTGCCTGGAGTGA